One stretch of Priestia megaterium DNA includes these proteins:
- the yabP gene encoding sporulation protein YabP, whose product MSQFYEASNSNKDHTPNHDLVMKGRRLLDITGVKQVESFDNEEFLLETVMGFLSVRGQNLQMKNLDVDQGIVSIKGKIFDIVYLDENQSEKAKGFFSKLFR is encoded by the coding sequence ATGAGCCAATTTTACGAAGCAAGCAATTCAAACAAAGACCATACTCCAAATCATGATTTAGTGATGAAGGGTCGGCGTCTCTTAGATATTACGGGTGTGAAGCAGGTAGAGAGCTTTGACAATGAGGAATTTTTACTTGAAACAGTGATGGGTTTCTTGTCAGTTAGAGGGCAAAATCTGCAAATGAAAAATTTAGACGTTGATCAAGGAATTGTATCGATAAAAGGAAAAATCTTTGATATAGTTTACTTAGATGAGAACCAATCGGAGAAGGCTAAAGGATTCTTTAGTAAGTTGTTTCGATGA
- the yabQ gene encoding spore cortex biosynthesis protein YabQ, translated as MSLNIQLYTMLAMVSMGSGLGASLDTYRYFVNRSKSRPWFVFVNDVLFWMVQALLIFYVLFLVNEGELRLYAFLALFCGFAAYQSLFQSLYLKVLTFTVSSVLSLYRGVLTLSNIFLVKPIRFFIHILLVVALGIYRAVHKLLVFCLKLIYVPTRWVLFVFWRMMPKPVKRFLHMGFRYIEGIYNRAKNMIMRVVAWVNTLKNKGDD; from the coding sequence ATGAGTTTAAACATTCAGCTCTATACAATGCTTGCGATGGTATCGATGGGAAGCGGTTTAGGTGCTTCTCTCGATACTTATCGTTACTTTGTTAATCGCTCTAAATCACGCCCATGGTTTGTATTTGTGAATGACGTATTGTTTTGGATGGTGCAAGCTCTTCTCATTTTTTATGTGTTGTTTTTAGTGAATGAAGGAGAACTGCGTTTGTATGCGTTTCTTGCTTTGTTTTGCGGCTTTGCCGCGTATCAAAGCTTATTTCAATCACTGTATTTAAAAGTATTAACATTTACTGTCTCGAGCGTATTAAGTTTATATCGAGGTGTTTTAACGCTTAGTAATATTTTTTTGGTCAAGCCTATCCGCTTCTTTATTCATATTCTACTTGTAGTCGCTTTAGGGATCTACCGAGCTGTTCATAAGCTGCTCGTATTCTGTCTAAAGCTTATTTACGTACCGACCAGGTGGGTTCTTTTCGTATTTTGGAGAATGATGCCTAAACCTGTAAAACGATTTTTACATATGGGTTTTCGGTATATAGAAGGAATTTACAATCGTGCAAAGAATATGATAATGAGAGTCGTTGCATGGGTGAACACTTTAAAAAACAAGGGGGACGACTAA
- the spoVT gene encoding stage V sporulation protein T produces MKATGIVRRIDDLGRVVIPKEIRRTLRIREGDPLEIFVDRDGEVILKKYSPISELGDFAKEYGEALYDSLGHPVLICDRDVFIAVAGSSKKEYLNKNISSLVESVMESRSSSLVTDGKNLEFVDGYEENISSYTIGPIIANGDPIGAVVIFSKDKSLGEVEHKAAETAASFLSRQMEQ; encoded by the coding sequence ATGAAAGCAACAGGTATTGTTCGTCGTATTGATGATTTGGGTCGCGTTGTGATTCCAAAAGAAATTAGAAGAACACTTCGCATCCGAGAGGGAGACCCGCTAGAGATTTTCGTCGATCGCGATGGAGAAGTTATTTTAAAGAAATATTCTCCAATTAGTGAATTGGGAGACTTTGCAAAAGAGTATGGCGAAGCGCTATACGATAGCTTAGGTCATCCTGTACTTATTTGTGACCGCGATGTATTTATTGCGGTAGCAGGAAGTTCTAAAAAAGAATACTTAAATAAAAACATTAGTTCTTTAGTGGAATCTGTTATGGAAAGCCGCAGTTCTTCTTTAGTAACTGATGGGAAAAACCTTGAATTTGTCGATGGATACGAAGAAAATATTTCTTCTTACACAATCGGTCCGATTATTGCAAATGGAGATCCGATTGGAGCTGTTGTCATTTTCTCAAAAGATAAGTCTCTTGGTGAAGTAGAGCATAAAGCAGCCGAAACAGCAGCTAGCTTCTTATCTCGTCAAATGGAGCAGTAA
- a CDS encoding RNA-binding S4 domain-containing protein — MRLDKFLKVSRLIKRRTLAKEVSDKGRITINGIVAKASTNVKVGDELAITFGTKKITVKIEALQEAAKKEEAANLYSIVKEERISSEV; from the coding sequence ATGAGGTTAGATAAATTTTTAAAAGTATCACGTTTAATTAAGCGCCGTACATTAGCAAAAGAAGTATCAGACAAGGGCCGTATTACCATTAATGGTATCGTTGCAAAAGCAAGCACAAATGTGAAAGTAGGAGATGAATTAGCAATCACATTTGGCACGAAGAAAATTACCGTTAAAATAGAGGCTCTTCAAGAAGCAGCTAAAAAAGAAGAAGCAGCTAATTTGTACTCAATTGTCAAAGAAGAGCGTATTTCATCTGAAGTATAA
- a CDS encoding putative polysaccharide biosynthesis protein, with product MQKQSKLYSIFNGAVILTLAGLFTKILSATYRIPYHHIAGDIGFYIYQQVYPLYGIALQLGTYGFPVIISKLVAEYAVTNRRKEIRGILQVSFAFLFVVGCTIFAFEYSFAETIAEWMGDRKLTILIQIISFSFLLIPFIAVIRGYYQGLHNMFPTALSQIAEQVVRVGTILYLSIFLIQHGYDLYTAGAGAIFGSITGGITSLIILFLFVFRTKTNSKGVFQRIKKADIKKIVKILVIQGLLICISGMGLLFIQLIDSFTLYSSLTAHGMAEEAAQILKGIYDRGLPLIQLGTVVGTAFSLSLVPVISSAIAKKNLSFVVEKVQLSLRLSLVVGVGAAFGLIALMKPINMLLYSNSDGTDVLQILSLLVIFTTVAATAGAVLQGMGAVFAPVIAVIAGMAVKLILNLWLIPDFQTLGAAIASSAGFAIVAAINLFCLYKKLAVPLVPKKASGGIFITGIAMVVLLQSCLFCLHHFVWSNGLDTSKQVVETGAGVLIGGLFYLFIIMKQHIFTEEELRLLPMGSVLAKYVLKNK from the coding sequence ATGCAGAAACAGTCAAAGCTCTATTCTATTTTTAACGGCGCCGTTATTTTAACGCTCGCAGGTTTATTTACGAAAATCTTAAGTGCCACTTATCGTATTCCATATCACCATATCGCGGGAGATATAGGGTTTTATATCTATCAGCAAGTTTATCCGCTATATGGAATTGCGCTACAGCTAGGTACATATGGTTTCCCTGTAATTATTTCAAAGTTAGTAGCTGAGTATGCGGTAACAAATCGGAGAAAGGAAATCCGAGGAATACTTCAAGTTTCATTTGCTTTTTTGTTTGTAGTAGGCTGCACGATATTTGCGTTCGAATATAGCTTCGCAGAAACGATTGCCGAGTGGATGGGAGATCGTAAGTTAACGATTCTCATTCAAATTATTTCATTTTCCTTTTTACTTATTCCGTTTATTGCTGTTATTCGTGGTTATTATCAAGGATTACATAATATGTTTCCTACAGCGTTGTCTCAAATCGCAGAACAAGTTGTACGGGTAGGGACTATTTTGTATCTGTCTATTTTCTTGATCCAACATGGGTATGATTTATATACTGCAGGGGCGGGAGCTATTTTTGGTTCCATAACAGGCGGTATAACATCTCTTATTATTTTATTTTTATTTGTTTTTAGAACAAAGACAAATTCTAAGGGAGTATTTCAACGCATAAAAAAAGCAGACATCAAAAAAATAGTAAAAATCCTTGTTATTCAAGGCTTATTAATTTGTATTAGCGGTATGGGTCTGCTGTTTATCCAGCTTATTGACTCCTTTACTTTATATTCTAGTCTGACGGCGCACGGCATGGCTGAAGAGGCAGCACAAATTTTAAAAGGTATTTATGACCGCGGGCTTCCGTTGATTCAATTAGGTACAGTAGTAGGTACAGCTTTTTCACTTTCGCTTGTACCTGTTATTTCTTCAGCCATTGCGAAAAAGAACCTGTCATTTGTGGTTGAAAAAGTTCAGCTGTCTCTCCGTCTATCGCTTGTAGTCGGAGTTGGAGCAGCTTTTGGCTTGATTGCGCTAATGAAACCCATTAATATGCTTTTATATAGTAACTCCGACGGAACGGACGTTTTACAAATTTTGAGCTTGTTAGTTATATTTACAACAGTAGCAGCAACTGCTGGAGCCGTGCTGCAGGGGATGGGAGCTGTTTTCGCGCCTGTAATAGCCGTCATCGCTGGCATGGCAGTCAAACTGATATTGAATCTTTGGCTAATACCAGATTTTCAAACCTTAGGAGCAGCCATTGCTTCATCAGCTGGATTCGCTATCGTTGCAGCAATCAATCTATTTTGTCTGTATAAAAAGCTAGCTGTGCCTCTTGTTCCGAAAAAGGCGAGTGGAGGTATTTTTATAACGGGCATAGCAATGGTCGTTCTTTTGCAAAGCTGTTTATTTTGTTTACATCACTTTGTATGGTCTAATGGTTTAGATACAAGCAAACAAGTGGTTGAAACAGGAGCTGGTGTTTTAATAGGCGGTTTATTTTATTTGTTTATCATTATGAAACAACATATTTTTACCGAAGAGGAATTACGTTTACTTCCAATGGGAAGTGTTTTAGCTAAATACGTATTAAAAAATAAATAA
- the mazG gene encoding nucleoside triphosphate pyrophosphohydrolase → MTGKVTVIGLGAGDLEQLPVGIYRLLQQEKHIYMRTKEHPVIKELESEGLTYVSYDDVYESYDAFEEVYEHISNDLIEKASIEEVVYAVPGHPLVAERTVQLLLQKGKERGIPVEIKGGQSFLDPIFGALKIDPIEGFQLLDGTDLKRSEIELTGHVLIAQVYDQFVASEVKLTLMEHVPDDYLVYIVTAAGSSEEKIQPVKLYELDREMSLNNLTTIYVPPVADETILYHQFDAFRRIIATLRGPKGCPWDQKQTHESLKRYLLEESYELLDAIDRQDDDNMIEELGDVLLQVLLHAQIGEDEGMFSIDDVIRSVSEKMVRRHPHVFGEVSVNDADEVLKNWDEIKKEEKGEEPSSLLASVPAAMPSLMKAHGYQKQAAKVGFDWSEVEPMWEKVQEELAEFQEEVQHADKEKMSDEFGDILFALVNIARFYKIDSEAALAKTNTKFLNRFQYIEEKVRASEKPFESFSLEELDEFWEEAKKTGL, encoded by the coding sequence ATGACAGGTAAAGTAACAGTTATTGGTTTAGGAGCAGGCGATTTAGAACAGCTACCTGTAGGCATTTATCGCTTGCTACAGCAGGAAAAGCATATTTATATGCGCACAAAAGAACATCCTGTAATCAAAGAATTAGAAAGTGAAGGCTTGACGTATGTATCCTATGATGACGTATACGAATCTTATGATGCATTTGAAGAGGTATATGAACATATATCAAATGATTTAATCGAAAAAGCTTCAATTGAAGAAGTGGTATATGCCGTTCCCGGGCACCCTTTAGTGGCAGAACGTACGGTTCAATTACTTTTACAAAAAGGAAAAGAGCGGGGCATTCCCGTTGAAATTAAAGGGGGACAAAGCTTCTTAGACCCAATTTTTGGCGCGCTAAAGATCGATCCTATTGAAGGGTTTCAGCTGCTAGACGGAACAGATTTAAAGCGAAGCGAAATAGAATTAACGGGTCATGTTCTAATTGCTCAAGTGTACGATCAGTTCGTTGCCTCAGAGGTAAAGCTAACGCTGATGGAACACGTTCCTGATGATTACCTTGTTTATATTGTAACGGCAGCGGGAAGCAGTGAAGAAAAAATCCAGCCGGTCAAGCTTTATGAATTGGATAGAGAAATGTCGCTCAATAACTTAACGACTATTTATGTTCCTCCAGTAGCAGACGAAACAATTTTATACCATCAATTTGACGCATTCAGAAGGATTATTGCCACGCTCAGAGGGCCAAAAGGATGTCCTTGGGATCAAAAACAAACGCATGAATCGCTCAAGCGCTATTTGCTAGAAGAGTCTTATGAGTTATTAGATGCAATTGACCGTCAAGATGACGATAATATGATTGAAGAGCTCGGTGATGTATTGCTGCAGGTATTGCTTCATGCACAAATCGGTGAAGATGAAGGAATGTTTTCAATTGATGATGTTATTCGCAGTGTTTCAGAGAAAATGGTAAGACGCCATCCGCATGTATTTGGTGAAGTAAGCGTAAATGATGCAGACGAGGTCTTGAAAAATTGGGATGAAATCAAAAAAGAAGAAAAAGGAGAGGAACCTTCTTCTCTGTTAGCTTCTGTACCGGCAGCTATGCCTTCTTTAATGAAAGCGCACGGATACCAAAAACAAGCTGCAAAAGTTGGGTTCGATTGGTCAGAAGTTGAACCTATGTGGGAAAAAGTACAGGAAGAACTTGCTGAATTCCAAGAGGAAGTACAGCATGCTGATAAAGAAAAAATGAGCGATGAATTTGGAGATATTTTATTTGCTTTAGTGAATATTGCAAGATTCTATAAAATCGACTCTGAAGCTGCATTAGCTAAAACGAATACAAAATTTTTAAATCGATTTCAATATATTGAAGAAAAAGTGAGAGCTTCTGAAAAACCATTTGAATCTTTTTCGTTAGAAGAGTTAGATGAATTTTGGGAAGAAGCCAAAAAAACAGGTTTGTAA
- the mfd gene encoding transcription-repair coupling factor has translation MRGIRQQFEENTEIGAVVSSLEEGLKEQLVTGISGSARSVLMALLNEDKKYPLLVVTHNLYQAQKVYEDLLHLLPEKDVFLYPVNDLVATEVGIASPELKAQRIEVLNYWSQHTGGVVVTPLAGIRKLLPPKARWEQTQLPFQMGIDIDVDHYLKRLVELGYERASMVSAPGEFSVRGGIIDIYPLTEELPVRIELFDTEIDSIRTFTIEDQRSQEQLKEISIGPATEIIVNQNEVAQGIEELEAQLASTLQQVKNAALKATLTENIKGEIEQLRQGQLLENMFKYLSFFYESPASLLDYLPEGGLVIFDETTRIQETSDQLETEEAEWITELLGQGQIVRDVQLSHKLPSLIQRAKHQFLYLSLFLKHVSYTSPQNIINISCKQMQQFYGQMNLLKSEIERWKNANYTVVLLGADKERVKKLEGVLADYDIDSSILDGNGQLVPGLVQIIEGDLQMGFELPMQKLAVLTEEELFKKRVKKSKRRQKLSNAERIKSYSELNVGDYVVHVNHGIGRYLGMETLEINGNHKDYIHIKYEGSDKLYVPVEQIDQVQKYVGSEGKEPKVYKLGGNDWKKVKRKVESSVQDIADDLIKLYAEREASKGYAFSPDGDLQREFETAFPYQETEDQLRSVQEIKKDMEHERPMDRLLCGDVGYGKTEVAIRAAFKAVTDGKQVAILVPTTILAQQHYETIRERFQDYPINIGLLSRFRSRKQQQETIKGLKNGTVDVVIGTHRLLSKDVIYKDLGLLVIDEEQRFGVTHKEKIKQMKANVDVLTLTATPIPRTLHMSMLGVRDLSVIETPPENRFPVQTYVVEYNPVLVREAIERELARDGQVYFLYNRVEDIERKAEEISMLVPDARVTYAHGKMNETELEAVILSFLEGEYDVIVSTTIIETGVDIPNVNTLIVNNADKMGLSQLYQLRGRVGRSNRVAYAYFTYHKDKVLTEVAEKRLQAIKEFTELGSGFKIAMRDLSIRGAGNLLGAQQHGFIDSVGFDLYSQMLKEAIEERRGSDGESVKFNVEMNLDLDAYIPDQYITDGRLKIEMYKRFRGIEALEDIQELQDEMIDRFGEYPAEVEYLFKVAETKVYATQNLVESILQSKQEISILLSEEASSTVDGQKLFMLGDQFGRMVSLGMEGKKVKLVVNVKGLAQKEWLNIVYQLVKGVATVKKEQVTN, from the coding sequence TTGCGAGGGATTAGACAGCAATTTGAAGAAAATACAGAAATTGGAGCTGTTGTCAGCAGTTTAGAAGAAGGTTTGAAAGAACAGTTAGTAACGGGAATTTCCGGTTCAGCTCGATCTGTATTAATGGCACTCTTAAATGAGGATAAAAAATACCCCTTATTAGTAGTGACTCATAATTTATATCAAGCCCAAAAAGTGTATGAAGACCTTTTGCATCTTTTACCGGAAAAAGACGTTTTCTTATACCCTGTTAACGATTTAGTTGCTACAGAAGTGGGGATTGCAAGTCCAGAATTAAAGGCTCAGCGAATTGAAGTACTCAATTATTGGAGTCAACATACAGGTGGAGTAGTTGTAACACCGCTTGCAGGAATTCGAAAGCTGCTGCCTCCTAAAGCAAGATGGGAGCAAACGCAGCTGCCGTTTCAAATGGGAATTGACATCGACGTTGATCATTATTTAAAAAGGTTAGTTGAGTTGGGTTATGAGAGGGCATCGATGGTTTCAGCTCCGGGTGAGTTTAGTGTGCGCGGAGGAATCATTGACATTTATCCGTTAACAGAAGAGCTACCTGTCCGAATTGAACTATTTGATACGGAGATTGATTCCATTCGTACTTTTACAATCGAGGATCAACGCTCTCAAGAGCAGTTAAAAGAAATTTCAATCGGCCCTGCTACGGAAATCATTGTGAACCAAAATGAAGTGGCCCAAGGAATTGAAGAACTAGAAGCACAGCTGGCTTCGACGCTGCAACAAGTGAAAAACGCAGCGCTAAAAGCTACCTTAACAGAAAATATTAAAGGTGAAATTGAACAGCTGCGTCAAGGTCAACTTCTTGAAAATATGTTCAAGTATTTATCATTCTTCTACGAATCGCCTGCTAGTTTACTAGATTATTTACCAGAAGGCGGTCTTGTCATCTTTGATGAGACAACTCGAATTCAAGAAACGTCTGATCAGCTTGAAACAGAGGAAGCTGAATGGATAACGGAATTATTAGGACAAGGGCAAATTGTTCGAGACGTTCAATTATCTCATAAGCTCCCATCTCTTATTCAGCGAGCAAAACATCAGTTTTTATACTTATCGTTATTTTTGAAGCACGTATCGTATACGAGTCCGCAAAATATTATTAATATTTCATGTAAGCAGATGCAGCAGTTTTACGGCCAAATGAATTTATTAAAAAGTGAAATTGAACGTTGGAAAAATGCTAATTATACGGTAGTCCTCTTAGGAGCAGATAAAGAGCGCGTGAAAAAACTCGAAGGTGTGCTAGCAGATTATGATATTGATTCATCTATTTTAGATGGAAATGGTCAGCTTGTGCCAGGTCTTGTTCAAATTATTGAAGGCGATTTACAAATGGGCTTTGAACTGCCGATGCAAAAATTAGCTGTTTTAACCGAGGAAGAATTGTTTAAAAAACGGGTAAAGAAATCAAAGCGCCGTCAAAAGCTTTCCAATGCAGAGCGTATTAAAAGCTATTCAGAGTTAAACGTAGGTGACTATGTCGTTCACGTGAACCACGGTATTGGCCGTTACTTAGGAATGGAAACGTTAGAGATTAACGGTAATCATAAAGATTATATCCATATCAAATATGAAGGCTCTGACAAGCTGTACGTTCCTGTTGAACAGATTGATCAAGTACAAAAATACGTAGGATCTGAAGGGAAAGAGCCAAAAGTATATAAACTTGGCGGAAATGACTGGAAGAAAGTGAAACGAAAAGTTGAGTCTTCTGTTCAAGACATCGCTGATGACTTAATTAAACTGTATGCAGAGCGTGAAGCAAGTAAAGGTTATGCATTTTCCCCGGATGGCGATTTACAGAGAGAATTTGAAACAGCTTTCCCTTATCAAGAAACCGAAGATCAGCTTCGTTCTGTACAAGAAATTAAAAAGGATATGGAACATGAAAGACCAATGGATCGTCTGCTTTGTGGAGACGTTGGATATGGAAAAACGGAAGTAGCCATTCGTGCTGCGTTTAAAGCTGTGACAGATGGAAAACAAGTGGCTATTTTAGTGCCAACCACTATTTTAGCTCAGCAGCATTATGAAACCATCCGTGAGCGTTTTCAAGATTATCCAATCAACATTGGGCTATTGAGCCGATTTCGCAGCCGTAAACAGCAGCAAGAAACAATTAAAGGGCTAAAAAACGGGACCGTAGATGTAGTGATTGGTACACATCGTTTACTATCTAAAGACGTGATTTATAAAGATTTAGGATTGTTAGTTATCGATGAAGAACAGCGTTTTGGTGTAACGCATAAGGAAAAAATCAAGCAAATGAAAGCAAACGTTGATGTCCTTACACTTACAGCAACACCTATTCCACGAACATTACATATGTCTATGTTGGGCGTAAGGGATTTGTCTGTTATTGAAACGCCGCCTGAAAATCGTTTTCCAGTTCAAACATATGTAGTGGAGTATAATCCGGTTTTAGTTCGTGAAGCGATTGAGCGTGAGTTAGCGCGTGATGGCCAAGTTTACTTTTTATATAATCGCGTAGAAGATATTGAACGAAAAGCAGAAGAAATTTCGATGCTCGTGCCTGATGCTAGGGTAACGTATGCCCACGGAAAAATGAATGAAACAGAACTCGAAGCGGTTATCTTAAGCTTTTTAGAAGGCGAATATGACGTGATTGTGAGTACAACCATTATCGAAACAGGAGTAGATATTCCCAATGTAAATACGCTCATTGTCAATAATGCTGATAAGATGGGATTATCACAACTGTATCAATTAAGAGGGCGTGTAGGTCGTTCAAATCGCGTGGCATATGCGTACTTTACGTATCACAAAGACAAAGTACTGACAGAAGTAGCTGAAAAGCGTCTGCAAGCTATTAAAGAATTCACCGAATTAGGTTCTGGTTTTAAAATTGCTATGCGCGATCTTTCAATACGTGGCGCCGGAAACTTACTGGGTGCTCAGCAGCATGGATTTATCGATTCTGTCGGTTTCGATCTCTACTCACAAATGCTTAAAGAAGCGATAGAAGAAAGACGCGGGTCTGACGGAGAAAGTGTGAAATTTAATGTGGAAATGAATCTGGACTTAGACGCGTATATCCCTGATCAGTACATTACAGACGGCCGCTTGAAAATTGAGATGTATAAGCGCTTTAGAGGAATTGAAGCACTAGAGGATATTCAAGAATTGCAGGATGAAATGATTGATCGTTTTGGAGAGTATCCGGCTGAGGTTGAGTATTTGTTTAAAGTAGCTGAAACAAAAGTATATGCAACGCAGAACTTAGTAGAATCTATTCTTCAGTCAAAACAAGAAATTTCTATTCTGTTGTCTGAAGAAGCAAGCTCAACGGTAGACGGCCAAAAATTATTCATGCTAGGTGATCAATTTGGCAGAATGGTCAGCTTAGGTATGGAAGGCAAGAAAGTAAAATTAGTGGTTAATGTAAAAGGACTTGCTCAAAAAGAATGGCTCAATATTGTGTATCAGTTAGTAAAAGGAGTAGCCACTGTTAAAAAAGAACAAGTTACGAATTAA
- a CDS encoding FtsB family cell division protein, whose protein sequence is MSAVRKKKVAKLNTDYSHKQEQIKQNTDRKRIGLIRRLTVFGVLALIIGGLMVSALITQTSAIENKKAEKVKLEQQLTKLQSKQKQLKGEIVKLNDDDYIKKIARRDYFLSEDGEIIFNVKKD, encoded by the coding sequence ATGAGTGCGGTACGAAAAAAAAAGGTCGCGAAGTTAAACACTGATTATAGCCATAAACAAGAGCAAATTAAACAAAATACAGATCGAAAGCGTATCGGTTTAATTAGGCGTTTGACTGTTTTCGGAGTGTTGGCCTTAATCATTGGTGGATTGATGGTATCAGCTTTAATTACGCAAACCTCAGCTATCGAGAACAAAAAAGCTGAGAAGGTGAAATTAGAACAGCAGCTGACAAAATTACAAAGCAAGCAAAAACAGTTAAAAGGTGAAATCGTCAAGTTAAATGACGATGATTATATTAAAAAGATTGCCCGCAGAGATTATTTTTTATCAGAAGACGGGGAAATTATCTTTAATGTAAAAAAAGACTAA
- a CDS encoding S1 domain-containing RNA-binding protein: MSIEVGSKLQGKVTGITNFGAFVELPGGSTGLVHISEVADNYVKDINDHLKVGDEVEVKVINVEKDGKIGLSIKKAVDKPERPERPERPARAPRSDRPRDSRPQRNNNRGGGNDFRTKETFEQKMNRFLKDSEERLSSLKRHTESKRGGRGAKRG; the protein is encoded by the coding sequence ATGTCAATCGAAGTAGGCAGCAAGTTACAGGGAAAGGTAACAGGTATTACGAACTTTGGAGCTTTTGTTGAGTTACCAGGAGGTTCAACAGGCTTGGTTCATATCAGTGAAGTAGCTGATAATTACGTAAAGGACATTAACGACCATTTAAAAGTGGGCGACGAAGTTGAAGTCAAAGTAATTAACGTTGAGAAAGATGGTAAAATTGGTCTTTCAATTAAGAAAGCGGTAGACAAACCAGAACGTCCAGAAAGACCAGAGCGTCCTGCAAGAGCGCCACGCTCAGACCGTCCACGTGATTCACGCCCACAACGTAATAACAATCGTGGTGGTGGTAATGATTTCCGTACAAAAGAAACATTCGAACAAAAAATGAATCGTTTCTTAAAAGACAGTGAAGAACGTTTATCTTCCCTAAAACGCCATACCGAATCAAAACGTGGTGGACGCGGTGCAAAACGCGGTTAA